A stretch of the Halococcus sediminicola genome encodes the following:
- a CDS encoding aldo/keto reductase: MRHVTVDGVDVPALGFGTAGMDTDEERQRAVEAALGAGYRHIDTAQMYDSESAVGAAVDESDVAREELFVTTKLTRDNRAYEAVIDSTHDSLDRLGMEYVDLLLIHSPDQNVPHEETLDAMNELVDEGLVEHIGVSNFSVEETRNAIDHSTAPIFTNQVEYSLTTHQPDLLSFCIDEDVLLTAYSPLKLGADLEDEELAAIAEAHGKTVRQVAIQWLLQQPMVATIPRSSNPDHIEQNSAVFDFELSDEEMRRLFEIGGGINDDLATKIGL; this comes from the coding sequence ATGAGACACGTCACGGTCGACGGTGTGGACGTCCCCGCGCTCGGCTTCGGCACCGCCGGCATGGACACCGACGAGGAGCGCCAACGGGCCGTCGAGGCGGCGCTCGGGGCCGGCTATCGACACATCGACACCGCACAGATGTACGACAGCGAGTCCGCGGTCGGAGCGGCGGTCGACGAGTCCGACGTCGCGCGCGAGGAGTTATTCGTGACGACGAAGTTAACACGAGACAACCGCGCATACGAGGCAGTCATCGATTCGACGCACGACAGTCTCGACCGCCTCGGCATGGAGTACGTCGATCTGTTGCTCATCCACTCGCCCGACCAGAACGTCCCCCACGAGGAGACGCTCGACGCGATGAACGAACTCGTCGACGAGGGGCTCGTCGAGCACATCGGCGTCTCGAACTTCTCGGTCGAAGAGACACGAAACGCCATCGACCACTCGACGGCACCGATTTTCACCAATCAGGTCGAGTACAGTCTCACCACCCATCAGCCCGACCTCCTCTCGTTTTGCATCGACGAAGACGTGCTGCTCACCGCCTACAGCCCGCTCAAACTCGGCGCAGACCTCGAAGACGAGGAACTCGCAGCCATCGCCGAGGCGCACGGGAAGACGGTCCGACAGGTCGCGATCCAGTGGCTGCTCCAGCAGCCGATGGTTGCGACGATCCCGCGGTCGTCGAACCCCGACCACATCGAGCAGAACAGTGCTGTCTTCGACTTCGAGCTCTCCGACGAGGAGATGAGACGCCTCTTCGAAATCGGCGGCGGCATCAACGACGACCTCGCCACGAAAATCGGTCTCTGA
- the purD gene encoding phosphoribosylamine--glycine ligase, whose protein sequence is MHETVLLVGGGGREHAIARSLAGSDAELYGCAETRNPGIADLAAGFETLDTTTPQAVVAYAEEVDATLAVVGPEAPLQAGVADALAESGVFPFGPRADAARIETDKAYQRRFMREHDILGCPEFATFDDMERACEHIDENDGDLVVKPAGLTGGKGVRVIGEQLTSEGAKEYLRESEYDRVVLEERLVGEEFTVQALVADGEVRATPAVQDHKRAYEGDEGPNTGGMGSYSAATRELPFMTEADYDAAVSIIEETVDALDDYTGVLYGQFMLTADGPKVVEFNARFGDPEAMNTLPVLETDFLDVLTAARDGDLLELAFADRATVCKYAVPAGYPENPGAGAKVDIDPESAGDALLFYASVDERDDGIYTTTSRAFAVVGVAETIEEAEEIAADALASADTAGLRMRHDIGTADLVESRIEHMADLREDEG, encoded by the coding sequence ATGCACGAGACCGTGCTCCTCGTCGGCGGCGGCGGGCGCGAACACGCCATCGCGCGCAGCCTCGCCGGGAGCGACGCGGAGCTGTACGGCTGTGCGGAAACTCGCAATCCGGGCATCGCCGACCTCGCGGCGGGGTTCGAGACTTTGGACACGACGACCCCGCAGGCCGTCGTCGCCTACGCCGAAGAAGTCGACGCGACGCTCGCGGTCGTCGGTCCCGAAGCTCCCCTTCAGGCGGGTGTCGCCGACGCGCTCGCCGAAAGTGGAGTCTTTCCGTTCGGCCCGCGGGCCGACGCGGCGCGCATCGAGACCGACAAGGCCTACCAGCGGCGGTTCATGCGCGAACACGACATCCTCGGCTGTCCCGAGTTCGCGACGTTCGACGATATGGAGCGTGCCTGTGAGCACATCGACGAGAACGACGGTGATCTGGTGGTGAAGCCCGCCGGCCTCACCGGCGGGAAGGGCGTGCGCGTCATCGGCGAGCAACTCACCTCCGAAGGGGCGAAGGAGTACCTCCGAGAATCGGAGTACGACCGCGTGGTGCTCGAAGAGCGCCTCGTCGGCGAGGAGTTCACCGTTCAAGCTCTGGTGGCCGATGGCGAGGTGCGCGCGACGCCGGCCGTGCAGGATCACAAGCGTGCCTACGAGGGTGACGAGGGACCCAATACTGGTGGAATGGGAAGTTACAGCGCTGCCACGCGCGAACTCCCGTTTATGACCGAGGCGGACTACGACGCGGCCGTGTCGATCATCGAAGAGACCGTCGACGCGCTCGACGACTACACGGGCGTGCTCTACGGCCAGTTCATGCTCACGGCCGACGGACCGAAAGTCGTCGAGTTCAACGCGCGCTTCGGCGATCCCGAGGCGATGAACACCCTTCCGGTGCTCGAAACGGATTTCCTCGACGTCCTCACGGCGGCCCGTGACGGCGACCTCCTCGAACTCGCCTTCGCCGACCGAGCCACGGTCTGCAAGTACGCCGTCCCGGCTGGCTATCCAGAGAACCCCGGTGCCGGTGCGAAGGTCGACATCGATCCCGAGAGCGCGGGCGACGCGCTGCTGTTCTACGCGAGCGTCGATGAGCGCGACGACGGCATCTACACGACCACCTCGCGGGCGTTCGCGGTCGTCGGGGTCGCCGAAACCATCGAAGAGGCCGAGGAAATCGCTGCCGACGCGCTCGCTTCGGCGGACACGGCGGGCCTGCGGATGCGCCACGACATCGGCACGGCCGACCTCGTCGAGTCGCGAATCGAGCACATGGCCGACCTCCGCGAAGACGAAGGCTGA
- a CDS encoding acyltransferase encodes MGRHDRLTVHPTPGRRNSLWHWPEAKTVWRIIYNYVFVLVARIAPSLRVKNWALGRIGVTVEQGVSWGLEATPDVFWPELITLREDAIVGYDATILCHEFLQEEYRTGEVVVGERAMIGAGTIVLPGVEIGTDARVAANSLVADDVSPGATVAGVPATEQ; translated from the coding sequence ATGGGTCGCCACGACCGCCTCACTGTCCATCCGACGCCCGGCCGACGAAACTCGCTGTGGCACTGGCCCGAGGCGAAGACCGTGTGGCGCATCATCTATAACTACGTCTTCGTGCTCGTCGCGCGCATCGCACCCTCGCTGCGCGTCAAGAACTGGGCACTCGGGCGCATCGGCGTCACGGTCGAACAGGGTGTCTCGTGGGGGCTCGAAGCCACCCCTGATGTTTTCTGGCCGGAACTGATCACCCTTCGAGAGGATGCCATCGTGGGCTACGACGCAACCATTCTCTGTCACGAATTTCTCCAAGAGGAATATCGCACGGGAGAGGTGGTCGTCGGCGAGCGCGCGATGATCGGCGCGGGGACCATCGTGCTCCCGGGGGTGGAGATCGGGACTGATGCGCGCGTGGCCGCGAACTCGCTGGTCGCAGACGACGTTTCGCCCGGCGCGACGGTCGCGGGCGTGCCGGCAACCGAACAGTAG
- a CDS encoding Nramp family divalent metal transporter: protein MSSSHTGDSSDDPEWSLVGPGLLVAATGVGAGDLAAGLVAGNRYGLNFVWAVLVGIVIKFALNEGVGRYHLATDETILEGIHSLGRWASGFFGGYSLLWGFVYGAAVSSSASLAANALFPAIPFWVYLVAHPILGAVLVLANRYETFESVITVFITLMVVTVVGSAIAVLPQLPEIIGTGVPSLPEGSIIYALGLIGGTGGTITMASYGYWLAEKDWDSPKYIPVMRRDASSAYLITGLFVIALIVMSAALLYGTGASVSGEDGLVALADNLGNQLHPALRYAFLIGFWSASFTSLLGTWHGVSYLFADFVGEFSSNPVEADQLRDTNAYTFYVLWLTFPPLLLHFLGEPVFIIIIYGVLGAVFMPFLAITLLLLLNSDRVAAAYRNGVVFNALLTISAILFVVLLANELSTLVT, encoded by the coding sequence ATGAGTAGTAGCCACACGGGTGATTCGTCCGACGACCCGGAATGGTCGCTGGTCGGTCCCGGTCTGCTGGTCGCCGCGACCGGCGTCGGTGCCGGTGACCTCGCCGCCGGCCTCGTCGCGGGCAACAGGTATGGACTGAACTTCGTCTGGGCCGTGCTCGTCGGCATCGTCATCAAGTTCGCGCTGAACGAGGGCGTCGGGCGCTACCATCTGGCGACCGACGAGACCATCCTCGAAGGGATCCACTCGCTGGGGCGGTGGGCGAGCGGCTTCTTCGGCGGCTACTCGCTCCTGTGGGGATTCGTCTACGGCGCTGCGGTCAGTTCGTCGGCGTCACTGGCGGCGAACGCGCTCTTTCCGGCCATCCCCTTCTGGGTCTATCTGGTAGCGCATCCCATCCTCGGAGCCGTGCTGGTGCTGGCCAACCGCTACGAGACCTTCGAGAGCGTCATCACCGTCTTCATCACGTTGATGGTCGTCACCGTCGTCGGCTCCGCGATCGCCGTGTTGCCCCAACTCCCGGAAATCATCGGGACCGGCGTCCCCTCGCTGCCGGAGGGATCGATCATCTATGCGCTGGGACTCATCGGCGGCACCGGTGGAACGATCACGATGGCATCCTACGGCTACTGGCTCGCCGAGAAGGACTGGGACAGTCCAAAGTACATCCCGGTCATGCGCCGCGACGCCTCCTCGGCATACCTCATCACCGGGCTGTTCGTCATCGCGCTGATCGTCATGAGCGCGGCGCTGCTCTACGGCACCGGCGCGAGCGTCTCCGGCGAGGACGGACTGGTCGCACTGGCCGACAACCTCGGTAACCAACTCCACCCCGCGCTCCGGTATGCGTTCCTGATCGGTTTCTGGTCGGCCTCGTTCACGTCGCTGCTCGGCACGTGGCACGGCGTCTCGTACCTGTTCGCCGACTTCGTGGGCGAGTTCTCCTCGAACCCGGTCGAAGCTGATCAGCTTCGTGACACCAACGCGTACACGTTCTACGTACTGTGGCTGACGTTCCCGCCGCTACTGCTGCACTTCCTCGGCGAGCCGGTGTTCATAATCATCATCTACGGCGTGCTCGGTGCGGTCTTCATGCCGTTTCTGGCCATCACACTTCTGTTGTTGCTCAACTCGGACCGCGTGGCCGCCGCGTACAGGAACGGCGTGGTGTTCAACGCGCTGTTGACCATCAGCGCGATCCTGTTCGTCGTCCTGCTGGCGAACGAACTCAGCACGCTCGTCACGTGA
- a CDS encoding DUF5815 family protein — MSEPRVPGARGGDISLPCGESVAVSDLDMGVREFDCPCGARHAVVMDVHPPSRFVPESLVGVLRETIEPSDGDEFDTIHLMGVVLEEFPEKIVAEDVSEDSSVGYALVWIADFDARRLHEVVVELVVELMEHAVSHADSAEATGEFEEQMHAFDVTEFVERYRRERDFEDEMDGPV, encoded by the coding sequence ATGTCCGAGCCACGTGTCCCCGGCGCTCGCGGGGGCGACATCTCGTTGCCGTGTGGCGAGTCGGTCGCCGTCTCGGACCTCGACATGGGGGTGCGCGAGTTCGACTGCCCGTGTGGCGCACGCCACGCCGTCGTGATGGACGTCCACCCGCCGAGTCGGTTCGTCCCCGAGTCGCTCGTCGGCGTTCTCCGTGAGACCATCGAACCCAGCGATGGCGACGAGTTCGATACGATACATCTGATGGGCGTCGTCCTCGAAGAGTTCCCCGAGAAGATCGTCGCCGAGGACGTTTCCGAGGACAGCAGCGTCGGCTACGCGCTCGTCTGGATCGCCGACTTCGATGCGCGACGCCTCCACGAAGTCGTCGTCGAACTCGTCGTCGAGCTGATGGAGCACGCGGTGAGCCACGCCGACAGCGCCGAGGCGACCGGCGAGTTCGAGGAGCAGATGCACGCCTTCGACGTCACGGAGTTCGTCGAGCGCTACCGCCGCGAGCGCGATTTCGAAGACGAGATGGACGGACCCGTCTGA
- a CDS encoding DUF7124 domain-containing protein, translating to MEGGSGDMTLAFELSALEALAEPTEVFSGARRWTEYVGVISEKPTYVVTNFTRKNRIRQDFFSGPRGRRESLENVKKQFDTERHVFVGTDDEDEKLAEELEWEYLPVDEAAAAAGWTLGESETDEQATDPESRDDWP from the coding sequence ATGGAAGGCGGGAGCGGCGACATGACGCTGGCGTTCGAACTCAGCGCGCTCGAAGCGCTTGCCGAACCCACCGAGGTGTTCTCCGGCGCGCGCCGGTGGACCGAGTACGTGGGAGTGATCTCCGAAAAACCGACCTACGTCGTGACGAACTTCACCCGGAAGAACCGTATCCGACAGGACTTCTTCTCGGGACCACGCGGGCGACGCGAGAGTTTGGAGAACGTCAAAAAGCAGTTCGACACCGAACGCCACGTCTTCGTCGGCACGGACGACGAGGACGAGAAACTCGCCGAGGAGCTGGAGTGGGAGTATCTCCCGGTCGACGAGGCGGCCGCGGCCGCCGGCTGGACGCTCGGCGAGTCCGAAACCGATGAGCAGGCGACGGACCCCGAGTCGCGCGACGACTGGCCGTAA
- a CDS encoding NAD(P)/FAD-dependent oxidoreductase, which translates to MTDSYVIIGDGIAGSSAAETIREDAPDADVVVITDEGEALYNRILIKEFAKGKLPEAPMSIHQPDWYDERDIDLRLDTLVTNIDTDAHTVDTHEGDQLEYDKLLLATGGTPVQLPVPNSDAEGIHHFWTFEDARGIAERAEAADTGVVVGAGLLGIDFAAICGAQDVEAHYLMRGENWWRYALSEDGADIIHGALEDNNVTPVFNSGVDKFEVDDSGHVSAAVTPDGDTYDCEFAGVAIGLDFNLEILQHTDIELDDGVVVDEYMQTSVDDVYAAGDLTRFYDTILDDYAQNGSWGSAREQGSIAGTNMVADGEEAEFRWVSSYSITHFDFPFLSFGHPTIGDDHAEAKFSDTEWRRLAFKDGKIVGGVLIGDLAPQSKYKKLIRDERVVADQKDVLMREEVDLDDLAPAAEQ; encoded by the coding sequence ATGACCGATTCGTACGTGATCATCGGCGACGGCATCGCGGGCAGTTCTGCGGCCGAGACCATCCGCGAGGACGCACCCGACGCCGACGTCGTCGTCATCACCGACGAGGGCGAGGCGCTCTACAACCGCATCCTCATCAAGGAGTTCGCCAAGGGCAAACTGCCCGAAGCACCGATGTCAATCCACCAGCCCGACTGGTACGACGAGCGCGACATCGACCTCCGACTCGACACGCTCGTCACAAACATCGACACCGACGCCCACACCGTCGACACCCACGAGGGCGACCAGTTGGAATACGACAAACTCCTGCTCGCCACCGGCGGCACGCCCGTCCAACTCCCGGTCCCGAACTCCGACGCCGAGGGCATCCACCACTTCTGGACGTTCGAGGACGCCCGCGGTATCGCCGAGCGCGCCGAGGCGGCCGACACGGGCGTCGTCGTCGGTGCCGGCTTGTTGGGTATCGACTTCGCGGCCATCTGCGGTGCTCAGGACGTCGAGGCCCACTACCTGATGCGCGGCGAGAACTGGTGGCGGTACGCCCTCTCCGAGGACGGTGCGGACATCATCCACGGCGCGCTGGAGGACAACAACGTTACTCCCGTCTTCAACAGCGGCGTCGACAAGTTCGAAGTCGACGATTCGGGTCACGTCAGCGCGGCCGTGACGCCCGACGGCGACACCTACGACTGTGAGTTCGCCGGCGTCGCCATCGGCCTCGATTTCAACCTCGAAATCCTCCAGCACACCGACATCGAACTCGACGACGGCGTCGTCGTCGACGAGTACATGCAGACCTCAGTCGACGACGTCTACGCCGCGGGCGACCTCACGCGGTTTTACGACACGATCCTCGACGACTACGCCCAAAACGGCTCGTGGGGCAGCGCCAGAGAGCAGGGGTCGATTGCCGGTACGAACATGGTCGCCGATGGCGAGGAGGCCGAGTTCCGCTGGGTATCCTCCTATTCGATCACACACTTCGATTTCCCCTTTCTCTCCTTCGGCCATCCGACGATCGGCGACGACCACGCGGAGGCGAAGTTTTCCGACACCGAGTGGCGCAGACTCGCGTTCAAAGATGGAAAAATCGTCGGCGGCGTGCTCATCGGCGACCTCGCGCCCCAGTCGAAGTACAAGAAACTCATCCGCGACGAGCGCGTCGTCGCCGACCAGAAGGACGTGTTGATGCGAGAGGAAGTCGACCTCGACGACCTCGCACCGGCCGCCGAGCAGTAG
- a CDS encoding SDR family NAD(P)-dependent oxidoreductase: MNGIDDGVALVTGAGAGIGRATAERFAREGASVVVSDIDVDAGAETVERIENDGGTAAFVEADVSDADAVAAMVEFTVEEFGGLDFAVNNVAAGVPAARTADIDEDDWDRVIEIAQKGTWLGMKHEIPAILDGKDDGAVVNVASVAGIEASPGRTPYAASKHGVVGLTRSAGVEYATEGVRVNAVCPAVVETAAIASLSPEERDAVTADVPMDRPAQPDEIASAIVWLCSADASFVTAHALPVDGGETQG, from the coding sequence ATGAACGGAATCGACGACGGCGTGGCGCTGGTGACCGGAGCGGGAGCAGGAATCGGCAGGGCGACGGCCGAGCGGTTCGCCCGCGAGGGAGCGTCGGTGGTCGTCTCGGACATCGACGTCGACGCGGGCGCGGAGACGGTCGAACGCATCGAGAACGATGGTGGAACTGCGGCGTTCGTCGAGGCGGACGTCAGCGATGCGGACGCGGTCGCGGCGATGGTCGAATTCACCGTCGAGGAGTTCGGCGGGCTGGATTTCGCGGTGAACAACGTCGCCGCCGGGGTACCGGCGGCGCGCACCGCCGACATCGACGAGGACGACTGGGATCGCGTCATCGAAATCGCCCAGAAAGGGACGTGGCTCGGGATGAAACACGAGATTCCGGCGATCCTCGACGGCAAGGACGACGGGGCGGTCGTCAACGTCGCCTCGGTGGCCGGTATCGAGGCCAGCCCCGGGCGGACGCCCTACGCGGCGAGCAAGCACGGCGTCGTCGGACTGACCCGTTCGGCCGGCGTCGAGTACGCGACCGAGGGGGTGCGGGTCAACGCCGTCTGCCCGGCCGTCGTCGAGACGGCGGCGATCGCGTCGCTCTCGCCCGAAGAGCGCGACGCGGTCACCGCCGACGTGCCGATGGACCGGCCGGCACAGCCCGACGAGATCGCGAGCGCCATCGTCTGGCTCTGCTCTGCCGACGCCTCGTTCGTGACCGCCCACGCGCTGCCCGTCGACGGCGGCGAGACACAGGGATAG
- a CDS encoding DUF6149 family protein, translating to MKLKQSVRHFAAKQALTMPVVGDLAAGKLVDLHTRIFTDKADPDHADERREHLDGFFEATMDSYVAALEAGYTEAGAREITHVQANFDFYNHGWVEMMEIPPDELDTHYDRYREFFETFDVTIADPLGTFAPPGGIPEAPSTPAKLDDETHRYAKGGFADDVYVEGPDGELLVGGQDEPDDVAVTDAPGVSDDDV from the coding sequence ATGAAACTCAAGCAGTCGGTCCGTCACTTCGCGGCCAAACAGGCGCTCACGATGCCGGTCGTCGGCGACCTCGCGGCCGGCAAGCTCGTCGATCTCCACACCCGAATCTTCACCGACAAGGCCGACCCGGACCACGCCGACGAGCGCCGCGAGCACCTCGATGGCTTCTTCGAGGCGACGATGGATTCGTATGTGGCGGCCCTCGAAGCGGGCTACACCGAGGCCGGTGCACGCGAGATCACCCACGTCCAGGCGAACTTCGACTTCTACAATCACGGCTGGGTCGAGATGATGGAGATTCCACCCGACGAACTCGACACCCACTACGACCGCTACCGGGAGTTCTTCGAAACGTTCGACGTCACCATCGCCGACCCACTCGGCACGTTCGCGCCTCCTGGTGGAATCCCCGAAGCGCCGTCGACGCCCGCAAAGCTGGACGACGAGACCCACCGCTACGCCAAGGGTGGTTTCGCCGACGACGTGTACGTGGAGGGACCGGACGGCGAACTCCTCGTCGGCGGGCAGGACGAACCCGACGACGTGGCCGTGACTGACGCCCCCGGCGTCAGCGACGACGACGTTTAG
- a CDS encoding adenylate kinase, which translates to MSESQPNVLLLGPPGAGKGTQSANVADEYDVPHVTTGDALRANKDMETEYGTPREFMEAGELVPDPVVNEIVAEALSAGDGYVLDGYPRNTEQAEYLADITALDVVCLLSVSESELVERLTGRRVCDECGANYHVEFNPPEEEGVCDECGGELIQREDDTEDTVRERIRVYHESTEPVVEYYREAGVLEEIDGEGTPEEVWGELRETIDAAI; encoded by the coding sequence ATGAGCGAAAGCCAACCCAACGTCCTGCTGCTCGGTCCACCGGGCGCGGGCAAGGGCACTCAGAGCGCGAACGTCGCCGACGAATACGACGTCCCCCACGTCACGACGGGCGACGCGCTCCGGGCGAACAAGGACATGGAAACCGAGTACGGCACACCGCGCGAGTTCATGGAAGCGGGCGAACTCGTCCCCGACCCCGTCGTGAACGAGATCGTCGCCGAAGCGCTCTCGGCGGGCGACGGCTACGTGCTCGACGGCTATCCCCGAAACACCGAACAGGCCGAGTACCTCGCGGACATCACCGCCCTCGACGTCGTCTGCCTGCTCTCGGTGAGTGAATCCGAACTCGTCGAGCGACTCACGGGGCGGCGCGTCTGTGACGAGTGCGGCGCGAACTATCACGTCGAGTTCAATCCGCCGGAAGAGGAGGGCGTCTGTGACGAGTGCGGCGGCGAACTGATCCAGCGCGAGGACGACACCGAGGACACAGTACGGGAGCGAATCAGGGTCTATCACGAGAGCACCGAGCCAGTAGTCGAATACTACCGCGAGGCAGGCGTCCTTGAGGAAATCGACGGCGAGGGAACCCCCGAAGAGGTCTGGGGGGAGTTGCGCGAGACCATCGACGCGGCGATCTGA